One window from the genome of Acinetobacter sp. LoGeW2-3 encodes:
- a CDS encoding EAL domain-containing protein, which yields MIHNQDDYIQQHLNSAQIVNTIRHSRYFLISILLVCLYIFCIYQLHYHPADSYLNLWFILTEMVVCMCWLISTIYFKPNEFKLENAHRWLQIQCLLVGICISAGIFTLYVHLPLVNPSFELIEALTLTGLLVMVTQAFGLTYLTQKLSYFCLVFLPSLVPFFYLQITEYSSVNPFFGLVLNFSVIVILLCANSTYRIHQRTSRLYAQNNLLVTNAEQQVSWTDELCKQLQTEVNKSKDIELQLQLNNQLLEQKVRERTYDIEQINRALQDQHQNLELAHEIAGIRPWDWNIKDRTITLTTHTQDKIQRSSGEHQAQLHHLIHPDDLNHFKDMMKQHLRGQVERYEATYRIQNTQGVWGWVHDIGRVISRDPKTNKPVRMVGIRRDIQQERNSQEGLKLAASVLEQAAEGIFILNEELSYIEVNPFFEQLSGFERQDILGKHLFDITANTKSQQRSIHANIIKQVMKIGSFDGELSEKFLSGKEMPLWLHINAIMDDEGRITHYIGIVSDLTERKLQEQRLSYLENYDTLTDLPNRFYYNYQLHQYLVTQKDSIKQMAVIRLNIDRFRPLNEYLSNNGGDELLRQVAQRLRLTNAEAMFVAHLNGDDFAILYEISHIRPSVQEHCDHIAKAFSQPFNVFGQDYEITLSMGVAFYPDHGRQLDYLNNCAEQALSEAKNLGGNTIRFYSSENTALLEQGIFIERDLRKAIQNGELIVYYQPKINFNDQHIYGFEALIRWNHPEKGIIPPGMFIPLAEQTSMISEIGQLVIQQTAKQIRKWNDQGFHNICVSVNIVAQQLRRGQLLDDLDEAIKLNCISGASLELEITESSLVENSETVMNVLNQIKERDINISLDDFGTGYSSLSYLAEFPIDILKIDRSFVSKIGEAKQDAIVSAMVAMGKAMGMKVVAEGIETDQQLNFLRQLGCDIAQGYLFSKPLPEQQATEFLEQNITPETYSYQV from the coding sequence ATGATTCATAATCAGGATGATTATATTCAGCAGCATCTAAACAGTGCGCAAATCGTGAATACGATCCGTCACAGTCGATACTTTTTAATCAGTATCCTGCTGGTATGTCTTTATATCTTCTGTATTTACCAATTGCATTATCATCCAGCGGACAGCTACCTCAACCTGTGGTTTATTCTGACCGAGATGGTGGTCTGCATGTGCTGGCTGATTAGTACCATCTACTTTAAACCGAACGAATTTAAGTTAGAAAATGCACATCGCTGGCTACAGATCCAGTGCCTACTGGTCGGCATCTGTATTTCTGCCGGGATTTTTACCCTATATGTACACCTGCCACTTGTGAATCCATCTTTTGAGCTCATCGAAGCATTGACTCTGACTGGATTGCTGGTAATGGTAACTCAGGCCTTTGGTCTCACCTATTTAACTCAAAAGCTGAGTTATTTCTGTCTGGTCTTCTTGCCATCTTTGGTCCCATTTTTCTATCTTCAAATTACAGAATATTCATCGGTTAACCCATTTTTCGGCCTGGTACTGAATTTCTCTGTCATTGTCATTTTACTCTGTGCTAATAGCACTTACCGTATTCATCAACGTACTTCACGCCTGTATGCGCAGAATAATTTATTAGTAACCAATGCTGAACAACAAGTTTCCTGGACCGACGAACTGTGCAAACAGTTGCAGACTGAAGTAAACAAATCCAAAGATATTGAATTACAGTTACAGCTGAATAATCAGCTACTAGAACAGAAAGTACGTGAACGTACTTATGATATTGAGCAGATTAACCGTGCGTTGCAGGATCAGCATCAAAATCTGGAACTGGCGCATGAGATTGCTGGGATCCGCCCTTGGGACTGGAACATTAAAGACCGAACCATTACCCTGACTACGCATACACAAGATAAAATTCAGCGTAGTTCTGGTGAGCATCAGGCACAACTACATCATCTGATCCATCCAGATGACTTGAATCATTTCAAAGATATGATGAAACAGCACCTACGCGGTCAGGTAGAACGTTATGAAGCCACCTACCGTATCCAGAATACCCAAGGGGTATGGGGCTGGGTTCATGATATCGGTCGTGTCATCAGCCGTGATCCAAAAACCAATAAGCCTGTGCGCATGGTCGGTATTCGCCGCGATATTCAGCAAGAGCGTAATTCACAGGAAGGCCTAAAACTCGCAGCCAGCGTATTAGAACAAGCGGCGGAAGGTATCTTTATCCTGAATGAAGAGCTGAGCTATATTGAAGTCAATCCATTCTTCGAGCAGCTCTCCGGTTTTGAACGCCAAGATATTCTGGGCAAGCACCTGTTTGATATTACGGCTAATACCAAATCTCAGCAGCGCAGCATACACGCCAATATCATCAAACAGGTGATGAAGATTGGCTCTTTTGATGGCGAACTCAGCGAGAAGTTCCTGTCTGGCAAAGAGATGCCGCTATGGCTACACATTAATGCCATCATGGATGATGAAGGCCGGATCACCCACTATATCGGGATTGTATCCGATCTAACTGAACGTAAGCTTCAGGAACAGCGTCTGTCTTATCTGGAAAATTACGACACCCTGACGGATTTACCGAATCGCTTCTACTACAACTATCAACTGCATCAGTATCTGGTCACTCAAAAAGATTCAATCAAGCAAATGGCAGTGATTCGTTTGAATATCGACCGTTTCCGTCCATTGAATGAATATCTAAGCAACAACGGCGGTGACGAGTTGCTCCGTCAAGTGGCGCAGCGCTTACGTTTGACTAATGCTGAAGCCATGTTTGTTGCGCATTTGAATGGTGATGATTTTGCCATTCTGTATGAAATCTCGCATATCCGCCCATCCGTACAGGAACATTGCGACCATATTGCGAAAGCCTTTAGCCAGCCATTCAATGTCTTTGGCCAGGACTATGAAATTACCCTCTCCATGGGCGTGGCTTTCTATCCTGATCATGGCCGTCAGCTGGATTATCTGAATAACTGCGCTGAGCAGGCGCTGAGTGAAGCCAAGAATCTTGGTGGTAATACCATTCGTTTCTATTCCAGTGAAAATACTGCCCTACTGGAACAAGGCATCTTCATTGAACGTGATCTGCGTAAAGCCATTCAGAATGGTGAATTGATCGTTTACTATCAGCCGAAGATCAATTTCAATGATCAGCATATCTATGGCTTTGAAGCCTTAATCCGCTGGAATCATCCAGAAAAAGGCATTATTCCGCCGGGGATGTTTATTCCACTGGCAGAACAGACCAGTATGATCTCTGAAATCGGTCAACTGGTGATTCAGCAAACCGCAAAACAGATCCGTAAATGGAATGACCAGGGTTTCCATAATATCTGTGTTTCGGTGAATATCGTCGCGCAGCAATTACGTCGCGGCCAGTTACTAGATGATCTGGATGAAGCGATCAAACTGAACTGTATTTCTGGTGCCAGTCTAGAACTGGAAATCACTGAATCTTCATTGGTGGAAAATTCTGAAACCGTGATGAATGTGCTGAATCAAATCAAGGAACGTGACATCAACATTTCACTGGATGACTTTGGTACCGGTTATTCTTCTCTGTCTTATCTGGCAGAGTTCCCAATCGATATTCTGAAGATCGACCGCAGCTTTGTATCTAAAATTGGTGAAGCCAAACAGGATGCCATTGTCAGTGCCATGGTCGCCATGGGTAAAGCGATGGGAATGAAAGTGGTGGCTGAAGGTATTGAGACAGATCAGCAGCTGAATTTCCTGCGTCAACTCGGTTGTGATATTGCTCAGGGCTATCTGTTTTCCAAACCGCTTCCTGAACAGCAAGCGACCGAATTTCTTGAACAAAATATAACACCTGAGACTTATAGCTATCAGGTATAA
- the metF gene encoding methylenetetrahydrofolate reductase [NAD(P)H] — translation MSKQIPISFEFFPTKTDAGAEKLKTVHQELQLLNPEFFSVTYGAGGSTRERTLSTINDFNGKGTPVAPHLSCIGDDKARIAELLDLYKSQGIDRIVALRGDLPSGQVGLGELPYAQDLVRFIREHSGDHFHIEVAAYPEMHPQAESFDKDIQHFVDKVNAGANAALTQFFFNPDAYFYFVDRIQKAGIDIPVAPGIMPITNASNLIRFADGTGAEIPRWIRKQLATYGDDTASIKAFGHEVVVKFCERLIAGGAPSLHFYTMNTTDPTRQLVLDLGLA, via the coding sequence ATGTCAAAACAGATTCCAATTTCTTTTGAGTTTTTCCCGACCAAAACTGATGCGGGTGCGGAAAAGCTCAAAACCGTACACCAAGAATTACAACTGCTGAATCCAGAATTCTTTTCTGTGACTTATGGGGCGGGTGGTTCAACACGCGAACGCACCTTATCTACGATCAATGACTTTAATGGTAAAGGCACACCTGTTGCCCCTCACCTGTCTTGCATCGGCGATGACAAAGCTCGTATTGCTGAGCTGCTTGATCTGTATAAATCTCAAGGGATTGACCGTATTGTAGCGTTGCGTGGTGACTTACCATCTGGTCAGGTTGGCCTGGGTGAGTTGCCTTATGCACAGGATCTGGTTCGCTTTATCCGTGAACATTCAGGTGACCACTTCCATATCGAAGTTGCCGCTTATCCGGAAATGCATCCACAAGCAGAAAGCTTTGATAAAGACATTCAGCACTTTGTTGATAAAGTTAATGCTGGTGCCAATGCTGCGCTAACTCAATTCTTCTTTAATCCAGATGCTTACTTCTACTTTGTAGACCGCATTCAGAAAGCAGGAATTGATATTCCAGTTGCGCCGGGCATCATGCCGATTACCAATGCCAGCAACCTGATTCGCTTCGCAGATGGTACGGGTGCGGAAATTCCGCGCTGGATTCGTAAGCAACTGGCAACTTATGGCGACGATACTGCCAGTATTAAAGCTTTCGGTCATGAAGTTGTGGTGAAATTCTGTGAACGCCTGATTGCTGGCGGTGCTCCAAGCCTGCACTTCTACACCATGAATACCACTGATCCAACTCGCCAACTTGTGCTTGACCTCGGTCTGGCTTAA
- the ahcY gene encoding adenosylhomocysteinase: MNAVTASFTDYKVADISLADYGRKEIKLAEAEMPALMGLRKRYSAAKPLAGAKILGCIHMTIQTAVLIETLVELGAEVRWTSCNIFSTQDHAAAAIAARGIPVFAWKGETEEEYMWCLEQQINVNGTPWDANMILDDGGDLTAVVHEKYPELIAKIHGITEETTTGVARLLEMWKDGSLKVPAINVNDSVTKSKNDNKYGCRHSLNDAIKRGTDMLLSGRRALVIGYGDVGKGSAQSLRQEGMIVRVSEIDPICAMQACMDGYEVVSPYKNGVQTGKKEDVNVDLLQNTDLIVTTTGNYHVCDAAMLDTLKAGAVVCNIGHFDTEIDTNYLRGYKWVEVKPQVHQVYRSENENDYLILLSEGRLVNLGNATGHPSRVMDGSFANQVLGQMHLFAEKFADLPEDQKQAAIRVELLPKKLDEEVAAAMVAGFGGVLTQLTPEQADYLGVPVEGPFKSDAYKY; this comes from the coding sequence ATGAACGCGGTTACTGCTTCATTTACAGATTATAAAGTTGCCGATATTTCACTTGCTGATTACGGCCGTAAAGAAATCAAACTTGCCGAAGCTGAAATGCCAGCCCTCATGGGTCTGCGTAAACGTTACTCAGCTGCTAAACCACTTGCTGGTGCCAAAATCCTTGGCTGTATCCACATGACCATTCAAACTGCAGTTTTAATCGAAACTCTGGTTGAATTGGGCGCAGAAGTTCGTTGGACTTCTTGTAATATCTTCTCTACTCAAGATCACGCTGCTGCTGCAATCGCTGCGCGCGGTATTCCTGTATTTGCTTGGAAAGGCGAAACAGAAGAAGAATACATGTGGTGTCTTGAACAACAGATCAATGTCAATGGCACACCTTGGGATGCCAACATGATTCTGGATGATGGCGGTGACTTGACTGCTGTTGTTCACGAAAAATATCCTGAACTGATTGCGAAAATCCACGGTATTACTGAAGAAACCACGACTGGTGTAGCGCGTCTTCTTGAAATGTGGAAAGACGGTTCACTTAAAGTTCCTGCAATCAACGTAAACGATTCAGTAACTAAATCTAAAAACGACAACAAATACGGTTGCCGTCACTCTCTAAATGATGCGATCAAACGCGGTACAGATATGCTTTTATCTGGCCGTCGTGCACTTGTAATTGGTTATGGTGACGTAGGTAAAGGTTCTGCTCAGTCTCTTCGTCAAGAAGGCATGATCGTACGTGTATCAGAAATCGATCCAATCTGTGCAATGCAAGCTTGTATGGACGGCTACGAAGTTGTTTCTCCGTACAAAAACGGCGTTCAAACTGGCAAAAAAGAAGATGTGAACGTTGATCTTCTTCAAAATACTGACCTGATCGTGACTACAACTGGTAACTACCACGTATGTGACGCTGCGATGCTAGATACACTGAAAGCTGGCGCAGTGGTTTGTAACATCGGTCACTTTGACACTGAAATCGATACCAACTACCTACGTGGTTACAAATGGGTTGAAGTTAAACCTCAAGTACACCAAGTGTATCGTTCAGAAAATGAAAACGATTACCTGATCCTTCTTTCTGAAGGTCGTCTAGTGAATTTGGGTAATGCAACGGGTCACCCTTCACGTGTTATGGACGGTTCTTTTGCGAACCAGGTTCTAGGTCAAATGCACTTGTTCGCTGAGAAATTTGCTGATCTTCCAGAAGACCAAAAACAAGCGGCGATTCGTGTAGAACTACTTCCTAAGAAACTAGATGAAGAAGTTGCTGCTGCAATGGTTGCAGGTTTCGGTGGTGTTCTGACTCAATTGACGCCAGAACAGGCAGATTACCTAGGTGTACCTGTTGAAGGTCCGTTTAAATCTGACGCTTATAAATATTAA
- a CDS encoding GNAT family N-acetyltransferase, translating to MTFLIRPLQLEQDLYAIHDLTAQLGYPTTLENIQQRWQNIHQDPNYQTLVVEHEQRVIGYAGLIQEYSWEFDEGYLRIQAFVVDEAYRGQGVGKRLIAAIEDLAKQRGLKLIQVNSGNREERLSAHAFYQSLGFDAYSIGFRKYLN from the coding sequence ATGACTTTTCTGATTCGTCCTTTGCAACTTGAACAGGACTTGTATGCAATCCATGACCTCACAGCCCAACTCGGCTATCCCACAACTCTAGAGAATATTCAGCAGCGCTGGCAAAACATTCATCAGGATCCAAATTATCAGACGCTTGTGGTTGAACATGAACAACGTGTGATTGGCTATGCTGGTTTAATTCAGGAATATAGCTGGGAATTTGATGAGGGATATTTACGGATTCAGGCTTTTGTGGTGGATGAGGCTTATCGCGGACAAGGTGTAGGTAAACGACTCATTGCAGCGATTGAAGATTTAGCCAAACAGCGTGGTTTGAAATTGATACAGGTGAATAGCGGCAATCGTGAGGAACGTTTATCTGCGCATGCTTTCTATCAAAGCTTAGGTTTTGATGCTTACAGTATTGGTTTTCGAAAATATCTGAATTAA
- a CDS encoding 16S rRNA (uracil(1498)-N(3))-methyltransferase: protein MPRFFIEADLAVETTVELTETVFHHWVKVLRAQVGEKATLFNGQGGEYEVELVEVAKKSAAVRVNCFNPANRTPKFKALLGQVMSKGDRMDYAIQKAVELGVSEIQLLTSERCEMRLKYDRDQKKLDHWQGVAIAACEQCGLNIVPKILPPMSLENWLQSELPQTKLVLAPNKDEVDVLQDATSELALLIGPEGGLSEAEISVANAQGFVNWCIGERVLRTETAPVVALSILNYKF, encoded by the coding sequence ATGCCGCGTTTTTTTATTGAAGCTGATTTAGCAGTAGAGACCACCGTTGAGCTGACTGAAACAGTGTTTCATCACTGGGTTAAAGTGTTACGTGCTCAAGTAGGCGAAAAAGCCACCTTATTTAATGGGCAAGGTGGCGAATATGAAGTTGAACTGGTCGAAGTTGCCAAAAAGTCAGCTGCTGTACGAGTGAATTGCTTTAATCCAGCCAATCGCACGCCAAAATTCAAAGCTCTGCTCGGTCAAGTGATGAGTAAAGGCGACCGCATGGATTATGCGATTCAAAAAGCGGTTGAACTCGGTGTTTCAGAAATTCAGCTCCTCACCTCTGAACGCTGTGAAATGCGTCTGAAATACGATCGCGATCAAAAGAAACTAGATCACTGGCAAGGTGTTGCTATTGCAGCCTGCGAACAATGTGGTCTAAATATTGTTCCCAAAATTCTCCCCCCTATGTCACTAGAAAACTGGTTGCAAAGTGAACTTCCTCAAACCAAGTTAGTATTGGCACCGAACAAAGATGAAGTCGATGTTCTTCAAGATGCAACATCTGAACTGGCACTCCTGATTGGTCCGGAGGGCGGCCTCAGTGAAGCTGAAATTTCTGTGGCGAATGCTCAAGGATTTGTAAATTGGTGTATTGGTGAACGCGTCTTACGTACCGAGACTGCACCTGTCGTAGCATTATCGATTTTGAACTACAAATTTTAA
- a CDS encoding multifunctional CCA addition/repair protein, producing the protein MQVYLVGGAVRDHLLGHPYHEKDYVVVGASPNQMLNMGYQPVGKDFPVFLHPETKEEYALARTERKSGTGYHGFEFHTDSSVTLEEDLIRRDLTINAIAMDEAGHVHDPYNGQKDLADRVLRHVSDAFIEDPLRVLRVARFAARYHAMGFRIAEETLDLMRQLTESGELNTLTPERVWKETSRALLESNADVYFEVLRSCGALKVLFPEIDALFGIPQRPEYHPEIDCGIHTMMSLQQACRQNYNLDVRFAVLVHDLGKALTPAEELPRHIMHEERGVQPVTELCERLKVPTYTKQLAIAVCKEHLKCHQALNLKPGTLWRLLQRLDVLRRPERVEAFVQACECDSRGRLGLEDRAYPQAQYVLEAMQVVRGIKAQDLPTDIQGPDIGEMLIERRIHALGELKERHTALI; encoded by the coding sequence ATGCAAGTTTATTTAGTAGGCGGCGCAGTTCGAGATCATTTGCTCGGACACCCCTATCACGAAAAAGATTATGTGGTTGTGGGCGCGAGTCCCAATCAAATGCTCAACATGGGCTATCAACCAGTTGGGAAGGATTTCCCTGTATTTTTGCATCCTGAAACAAAAGAAGAATATGCATTAGCGCGTACTGAACGGAAATCCGGTACGGGTTATCATGGTTTTGAATTTCATACCGATAGCAGCGTAACACTTGAAGAAGATTTGATTCGCCGTGACCTGACCATTAATGCCATTGCCATGGATGAAGCTGGTCATGTGCATGATCCCTATAATGGTCAAAAAGATCTTGCTGACCGTGTTCTACGTCATGTTTCTGATGCTTTTATTGAAGATCCACTTCGTGTATTACGTGTGGCTCGCTTTGCTGCGCGTTATCATGCCATGGGCTTTCGTATTGCCGAGGAAACACTGGATTTAATGCGTCAACTGACTGAGTCAGGCGAATTAAATACACTCACACCGGAACGGGTCTGGAAAGAAACATCCCGCGCCCTGCTGGAATCCAATGCTGATGTTTATTTCGAAGTACTACGCAGCTGTGGTGCATTAAAAGTACTGTTTCCAGAGATTGATGCCCTGTTTGGTATTCCGCAACGCCCTGAATATCATCCGGAAATTGACTGTGGTATTCATACCATGATGTCACTACAGCAAGCCTGCCGCCAGAACTATAATCTAGATGTACGTTTTGCTGTTCTGGTACATGACCTGGGTAAAGCCTTAACGCCAGCGGAGGAATTGCCACGTCACATCATGCATGAGGAACGTGGCGTACAGCCCGTGACTGAGCTATGTGAACGCCTAAAAGTGCCCACTTATACCAAACAGTTAGCGATTGCTGTGTGTAAAGAACACTTAAAATGCCATCAGGCACTGAATCTGAAACCAGGAACTTTATGGCGTCTGTTACAGCGTCTGGACGTATTACGTCGTCCAGAACGTGTAGAAGCTTTTGTGCAAGCTTGCGAATGTGATTCACGTGGTCGTTTAGGTCTGGAAGATCGTGCCTATCCCCAAGCGCAATATGTATTAGAAGCCATGCAAGTGGTTCGTGGCATCAAGGCGCAAGATTTGCCAACCGATATTCAAGGCCCGGATATTGGCGAGATGCTGATTGAACGTCGTATTCATGCTTTAGGTGAACTCAAAGAACGTCATACCGCCCTGATTTAA
- a CDS encoding NADP-dependent malic enzyme, which produces MDEQSLKQQALYYHEFPTPGKISVTPSKQLVNQRDLALAYSPGVAAPCLEIERDPSTAALYTARGNLVAVVSNGTAVLGLGNIGPLASKPVMEGKGVLFKKFAGVDVFDIEIAENDPDKIVDIVAALEPTFGGINLEDIKAPECFYIEQKLRERMNIPVFHDDQHGTSIIVGSALLNALLLNGKKIEDIKIVASGAGAAALSCLNLLCALGAKKENIIVADSRGLLTTKREGLDESKKAYVQDIEGTQLADVMDGADMFLGLSAAGILTQDMVKKMAKDPIIFALANPDPEILPEHAHEARSDVIMATGRSDYPNQVNNALCFPYIFRGALDVGATTINEEMKIACVHAIARMAHVEADAASYGEKSASFGRDYLIPGPLDQRLILEIAPAVAQAAMDSGVATRPIQDFSAYRQRLSEFVYNSAFMMKPIFAQAKTDPKRIAYAEGEDLRVLRAAQIAVDEGLAKPILVGRPAIIEANIKKLGLRLEDGVNITIVDQEKNPDYEKFADDYYNIMKRKGVTPEYAQREARRRSTLIAAMLVRHGMADGMLCGTYSSYDIHLDFVSNVIGKQEGHNTFFTLNALMLEERNLFIADTYINRNPTAEQLAEMTILAAEEVRRFGITPRVALLSHSSFGSDQHDASAQKMRKVYDILSEIAPELEVEGEMHGDAALDENIRQFAYPNSRFKGAANLLIMPNLDAANISFNLLKATSGNNVTIGPILLGAAKPVHILTPTATTRRVVNMTALTVAEIQQAEQDAL; this is translated from the coding sequence ATGGACGAACAATCTTTAAAACAACAGGCACTGTACTACCACGAATTTCCTACCCCCGGCAAAATCAGCGTCACTCCAAGCAAACAACTCGTCAACCAGCGTGATCTAGCTTTAGCTTATTCACCAGGTGTGGCTGCACCTTGTCTTGAGATTGAACGTGATCCATCTACTGCAGCACTTTACACAGCGCGCGGTAACCTGGTTGCGGTAGTGAGCAATGGTACCGCGGTTCTTGGCCTGGGTAACATTGGTCCTTTAGCGTCTAAACCAGTAATGGAAGGTAAAGGCGTACTGTTCAAGAAATTTGCAGGCGTCGACGTATTCGATATCGAAATCGCAGAAAATGATCCCGATAAAATTGTTGATATCGTTGCTGCATTAGAACCAACTTTTGGTGGTATTAACCTTGAAGATATCAAGGCACCAGAATGCTTCTACATTGAGCAAAAACTGCGTGAACGCATGAACATTCCGGTGTTCCACGATGACCAGCACGGTACTTCGATCATTGTAGGTTCTGCCCTGCTCAATGCTTTGCTCCTAAACGGCAAAAAAATTGAAGACATCAAAATTGTTGCTTCAGGCGCCGGTGCTGCTGCATTGTCATGTTTAAATCTGCTTTGTGCTTTGGGCGCGAAGAAAGAAAACATCATCGTTGCGGATTCACGTGGTCTGTTAACGACTAAACGTGAAGGTCTGGACGAATCTAAAAAAGCATATGTGCAAGACATCGAAGGTACTCAGCTTGCTGATGTGATGGACGGCGCTGACATGTTCCTCGGTCTGTCTGCAGCTGGTATCTTGACTCAGGATATGGTTAAGAAAATGGCCAAAGATCCAATCATCTTTGCCCTTGCCAACCCAGATCCAGAAATTCTGCCAGAACATGCACATGAAGCACGTTCAGACGTGATCATGGCAACTGGCCGTTCAGATTATCCAAACCAGGTGAACAACGCACTGTGCTTCCCGTATATCTTCCGTGGTGCATTAGACGTTGGTGCAACGACTATTAATGAAGAAATGAAAATTGCCTGCGTACACGCGATTGCACGTATGGCGCATGTAGAGGCAGATGCTGCATCTTATGGTGAAAAATCAGCTTCTTTCGGCCGTGATTACCTGATTCCTGGTCCACTGGATCAACGTCTGATTCTGGAAATTGCGCCTGCAGTTGCACAAGCTGCGATGGATTCTGGTGTAGCGACTCGTCCAATTCAGGATTTCTCGGCGTACCGTCAACGTCTGTCTGAGTTTGTTTACAACTCAGCCTTCATGATGAAACCAATCTTCGCACAGGCAAAAACAGATCCGAAACGTATTGCTTATGCAGAAGGCGAAGATCTGCGTGTACTTCGTGCTGCACAAATTGCAGTAGATGAAGGCTTGGCAAAACCGATTCTGGTGGGCCGCCCTGCAATTATCGAAGCCAATATCAAGAAACTTGGTTTACGTCTTGAAGATGGTGTGAACATCACGATTGTGGATCAGGAAAAGAACCCTGACTACGAAAAATTTGCAGATGATTACTACAACATCATGAAGCGTAAAGGTGTTACGCCTGAATATGCGCAACGTGAAGCACGTCGCCGCTCTACTCTGATCGCTGCGATGCTGGTACGTCATGGCATGGCCGATGGTATGTTATGTGGTACTTACTCAAGCTATGACATTCACCTGGACTTTGTGAGTAATGTTATCGGTAAACAGGAAGGTCATAACACCTTCTTTACTCTGAACGCATTAATGCTGGAAGAGCGTAACCTGTTTATCGCAGATACTTACATCAACCGTAATCCAACTGCTGAACAATTGGCAGAGATGACGATTTTGGCCGCTGAAGAAGTACGCCGTTTCGGTATTACACCACGCGTTGCTCTGCTTTCTCACTCTAGCTTCGGTTCTGATCAGCACGATGCAAGTGCACAGAAAATGCGTAAGGTTTATGACATTCTGTCTGAGATTGCACCTGAACTGGAAGTTGAAGGCGAAATGCATGGTGATGCAGCATTGGACGAAAATATCCGCCAATTTGCTTACCCGAACTCGCGCTTCAAAGGTGCTGCGAACCTGTTGATCATGCCAAATCTAGATGCAGCCAACATTTCGTTTAACCTGTTAAAAGCAACATCTGGTAACAATGTGACGATTGGTCCAATTTTACTTGGTGCAGCGAAACCAGTTCATATTTTAACTCCGACCGCGACCACACGCCGTGTTGTGAATATGACTGCTCTGACTGTTGCAGAAATCCAACAAGCGGAACAAGACGCCCTATAA
- a CDS encoding tetratricopeptide repeat protein has product MTERVSPPATLANRALAGNAEAQFELAELYMHSEHEDDIILAEEWALKAANGGLVEAMYWLGEGYTVYAKEIAEDDPEDSKAHFELAYYWLSKANFEKHPAATLELAGFYRRGDVVEKDVEKSIALVKQAAEWGEVQAMRDLAFIYANGLGVIADDIQADYWTQKADEIEQEIE; this is encoded by the coding sequence ATGACTGAGCGTGTTTCTCCCCCTGCCACTTTGGCAAATCGCGCACTGGCAGGCAATGCCGAAGCACAATTTGAGCTTGCCGAACTATATATGCACAGCGAGCATGAAGATGACATTATTCTGGCTGAAGAATGGGCATTAAAAGCTGCCAATGGTGGTCTGGTTGAAGCCATGTACTGGCTAGGTGAAGGCTATACAGTGTATGCCAAGGAAATCGCCGAGGATGATCCTGAAGATTCTAAAGCTCACTTTGAGTTAGCCTATTACTGGTTGAGCAAAGCTAATTTCGAGAAACACCCTGCAGCGACTTTAGAACTGGCTGGTTTTTACCGTCGTGGAGATGTAGTAGAAAAAGATGTCGAAAAATCCATTGCACTTGTAAAGCAAGCTGCTGAATGGGGTGAAGTACAGGCCATGCGTGACCTTGCCTTTATTTATGCCAATGGTCTTGGTGTTATAGCTGACGATATACAGGCAGATTATTGGACCCAGAAAGCAGATGAAATTGAACAAGAAATAGAATAA